The DNA sequence GCTGCGCCCGTCTTCCCGGCCTCCTCGAGCCGCTTTTGGAATCTTTCCCGGATCTCTTCGGGATCCCAGCCGGCGACACCGGCGATCCAATCGATCGGATCGGCGGGTTTGACGGGATCGATTTGAAAGCGCCCGGAGGACTCTGCCCTCACGAGGATTTCGGCCGGTTTGCCGAAGAGGTTGTGGACATTTCCCAGGACATCCTGATAGGCGCCCAGCAGGGCGATGGCCAGGATATAAGGCTCTCCGGAATCGGTCGGGTGAAGCTCCAATCCTTCTTTAACATTCTTAGGAGCGACGAAGTGATCCATCTTGCCGTCACTATCACAGGTCATGTCGAGGAGGATCCCGATCTCCACAGGGGTCTCATCAAGGCGGTGGATCGGAAGGACGGGGTAGAGTTGCCCGATCGCCCAGGCGTCGGGTGCTGAGCGGAAGACACTGAAGTTGGCGATATAGCCCCGGCGAAAAACCCGCTGTAATTGGGAGAACTCGCCCGTCACCTCACCCGCGTCACGGGCATAGGCGAGAGCCTTCCGGCAGACATCCCGAAAAACCGACTCGGCGCGGGCGCGGGCCTTGAGGCTGAGATAACCGAGATCAAAGAGAGATTGCAATTCCTCCCGCTCCTGCAAAGCGTCGTGATAATACTCCCTGTAATTTTTGGGATTGATAACGCGGAGGGTTTCCTCCAGTTCGGCCATGAGGGGATGTTCTTCCGCGCCGGTCTCGGGGGGTGGAGTGGGTGCGGCTTCCCGGGCATGTACATTGAAAAGGAGCAGCGCGTGGTAGGCGGTCATCGCCCGGCCGCTCTCTGAAATCAAAGCCGGATAGGGAACCTTTTCGTGATCGCAAACCTCACGTGTGTTGTAGACGACGTCGTTGGCGTATTCTTCAAGGGAGTAATTAACACTCGAATCGGCCGAGCTTCCCGATCCATCGTAATCGACACCGAGGCCGCCGCCGACATTAAGAAGGGTGACCGGAAAACCCATTTTCCGGACTTTTGTATAAACGCGGGCCGCTTCCTTCACCGCCTTCTTAATCTTGCGGATATCGGGTATCTGGCTGCCGATATGAAAGTGGAGCATCCGAAGACGCTCCGTCATTCCCATGTCGCGGATCAGATCAAGGGCGTAGACGAGATCGGGTGTGGTGAGCCCGAATTTGCCTGCATCGCCGCCGGTCGACTCCCACTTGCCGCTGCCGCGGCTGTAAAGCCGTCCGCGGAGGCCCAATTCCAGAAGTCCGCGATCGTCACCGAGGGCGTTTAAGATTTCCAGTTCCCGGATCTGTTCCACCACGATCGCAACACGCAGCCCGGCGCGGGCGGCCAGAACAGCCATCCGGAGATACGAGGCGTCTTTAAAACCATTGCAAACAACCAGTGTGCCCGGCGGGAGGTCCATCCCCAGAACCAGATGAAGCTCCCCTTTGCTTCCCGACTCGATCCCGAGACCCAAATCACGGCCTGATTTCAAGATCTGCTCGACGACGACGCGTTGCGGACTGACTTTAAGCGGGTAGACCGGTTGGTACGGGGCGTCATATGCAAACTTTGTTTTTGCCGCGTCAAAAGCTCTGTGCAGCCGTTGAACCTCTGTCTCCAAAATCTGTGGAAAGCGGACGAGGAAAGGCGGGTTTATCTTGCGGCCGCGGGCTTCTTGTACAATCTCCCACAGATCGATCTCCGGCCCGCCGGGGACCGGCTGGACAGCAAGGTGGCCGGTCCGGGTTATGCTGAAATATCCGTGGCCCCAGTTTTCGACTCCGTACAGCTCGAGCGCACGGCGGATGGCCGATTCCAACCGCTACCTCCCTGATCGTTCTGCGGGCTCCGCCGCCGGTCCGAAAACCGGCGGTTAAAAGAGAATCCCAAAATGAAACCGGTGTGTCGAACCAAGACCGGCTTCCTCCGCGACGAGGCCGTAAGCGGCGTGGACACGCCCGCGCGTCAGCGTCAGGCCGCCGGAAAAGAGGGTGCCGCCGTCATCGCCCGGCCGGTGCCGCACGCCGGCCTGGATCCCGACCATCTGCATCGGCAAGGCCGGCCGATAATCGACGCCGAAGCTGAGCTCTTGAAGCCCGACACCTTCCGGATCCCAAATCAAACCCGCGGGGAATCGAAAGAGGTGATTCCATTCCAGGAGAACGCCCCCTTCAAGGCGAAGATTCAGGCGCTCTGAGTCGCCACCGTCCCAGGAGAGGTTGCTGAGGGCGTGGCGCATCACAAATCCGGCCTGAGCGCGATCGGTCAGATGCCATGTTAAACCCAGATCGAGATCGTAACCCGAAGCAGACAATCCGGTCACATCGCCGCCGACGCTGAGGTAACTCAGATTACATCCGACGGTCGAGGACTTTAACGATGAAAAAGCGGTGCCGACCGTCAGGCGGGTTTCACGATAGGTGTCTCCTTCGGCGTCGAGACTGAGAATATCGGCTCCAAAACCCAAAACGCGGGAGATTTCCGATCCGCCCCCGGCGGTGAGGCGGCCGCCGGCATCGGCATCCACATAATTTTTGTAAAAGGGCAGGGCGATGGCCGCAAAGGAATGACGGACAAGGCCTTCGCCGAAAAGATCACCGCTGCCCGCCATGAAGGACCGCTGGGTGACGTGCGGCAACAGGGCTGGATTCCAATGGACGGCGGAGGGAT is a window from the Candidatus Eisenbacteria bacterium genome containing:
- the speA gene encoding biosynthetic arginine decarboxylase, with the translated sequence MESAIRRALELYGVENWGHGYFSITRTGHLAVQPVPGGPEIDLWEIVQEARGRKINPPFLVRFPQILETEVQRLHRAFDAAKTKFAYDAPYQPVYPLKVSPQRVVVEQILKSGRDLGLGIESGSKGELHLVLGMDLPPGTLVVCNGFKDASYLRMAVLAARAGLRVAIVVEQIRELEILNALGDDRGLLELGLRGRLYSRGSGKWESTGGDAGKFGLTTPDLVYALDLIRDMGMTERLRMLHFHIGSQIPDIRKIKKAVKEAARVYTKVRKMGFPVTLLNVGGGLGVDYDGSGSSADSSVNYSLEEYANDVVYNTREVCDHEKVPYPALISESGRAMTAYHALLLFNVHAREAAPTPPPETGAEEHPLMAELEETLRVINPKNYREYYHDALQEREELQSLFDLGYLSLKARARAESVFRDVCRKALAYARDAGEVTGEFSQLQRVFRRGYIANFSVFRSAPDAWAIGQLYPVLPIHRLDETPVEIGILLDMTCDSDGKMDHFVAPKNVKEGLELHPTDSGEPYILAIALLGAYQDVLGNVHNLFGKPAEILVRAESSGRFQIDPVKPADPIDWIAGVAGWDPEEIRERFQKRLEEAGKTGAAGDKNASRWISEFMELRRRPPYLDL